DNA from Thermoleophilum album:
CGGCGATCGAGATTGCGCGCCGTCGTGGCGAAGGTCCGAGCAACGAGCGGCGGCTGCTCGAGACGCTCGAATGCTTCGATGAGGAAGGCGCCGACCGGGTGCTCGAAGAGAGCCTCGCCGTGCGCTCGGTGGAGCGCACCGTCGAGGAAGTGCTGCTGCCGGCGCTCGAGGCGCTAGCGGCACGCGAGCGTCGCGAGGCCGAGCTGGAGGCTGCCTGCCGCTGGGCGACTGGCTGGATCCTCGCGGCTCGGCGAGTGGTGCCACCCGCCTCGCGGCCGCAAGGCGTGTTCCTGTTCGACGCGTCTGAACGTCTCGACGTCGAGGCGATTCACGTACAAGCCCTCGAGCTCGCCGTGCGCCGCGCCGGTTTCCGGACGCTCCTGCTGCGCAGCGAAATCGCGCCCGACCGGCTGCTGCGCGCGATCCGTGCACTCGATCCGATCGCCTTCGTGTTCTGTGGCGGCCGGACCACGCTCGACCGGATTGGCAGGCTGGTGCACGCGGTGCGCAAGCTGGGCTCATCTGCGCCGGTGCTCGAGTACCGCGATTCGATGCCGGTGCGCGGTGATCGCTCGCTGCCGACGCTTGGCCGCACACCGACTGAGGCGGTCGAGGCGCCACGCGTACTGGCCGAAGGCTCGAGTCCGTCAATCAAGAAGGCCTTCACTGCTCGTCGAGCAGCCGGCGCGCAAACGGCGACCGATCGTCCGCTCGCCGACGCGCTCCTAGCTTGAGCCCATCAGCGCCGTAGAATCGCGCGCCATGCCTCGCTTCGAGCCAGTGGAGCCGAGCGTCGACCTGCCGCGGCTCGAGGAAAGCGTGCTCGAGCGCTGGCGTCGTCACGGCGTGTTCGAGGAGTCGATCCGGCGACGCCGTGGTGCGCCCCGCTTCGTCTTCTACGAAGGGCCGCCGACGGCCAACGGGCGTCCTGGCTCTCACCACGTGCTGTCGCGGGTTTTCAAGGACGTCTTCCCGCGCTACAAGACGATGCGCGGCTATCTCGTCGAGCGCAAGGCCGGGTGGGACTGCCACGGTCTGCCGGTCGAACTGGAGATCGAACGTGAGCTCGGGCTCAGCTCCAAGCAGGAGATCGAGCGCTTCGGGATCGCCGAGTTCAACAAGCGTTGCCGGGAGTCGGTGTTCAAGTACATCGAGGACTGGAACCGCCTGACCGAGCGCATCGGCTTCTGGATCGACCTCGACGACGCCTACGCAACGCTCACCAACGACTACATCGAGTCGGTTTGGTGGTCGCTGCGCCAAGTCTTCGACAAGGGTCTGCTTTACGAGGGCCACAAAGTCGTCCCCTACTGCCCCCGTTGCGGGACCGCGCTCTCGTCGCACGAAGTTGCTCTCGGTTACCGCGAGGTCAGCGACCCCAGCGTCTACGTGCGTTTCCCGCTGGTGGACGAGCCCGGGACGTCGCTACTCGGCTGGACGACCACGCCCTGGACCTTGCTCTCGAACGCGGCCCTCGCTGTTAACCCGCAGGTCGAGTACGCCCGCGTGCGCTACCGGGGCGAACAGTTGATCCTCGCTGCCGAGCTCGTCGAACGGGTGCTCGGCGAGGATGCCGAAGTGATCGAGCGGATGCCTGGCTCGGCGCTGGTCGGCCGTCGCTACCGCCCGCCGTTCGACTTCATCACCGATTGGGGACCCCACGGCCACACCGTGCTTCCTGCCGACTTCGTGACGGTCGAGGAGGGCACCGGTGTCGTGCACACGGCGGTGGCCTTCGGCGAAGACGACTTCCGGCTGGGGCAGGAGTACGGCCTACCGGTGCACAACCCGGTTCGCGAGGACGGCACCTTCGACGAGCGGATGGGGCAATTCGCGGGGCTATTCGTCAAGGACGCCGACCCGCGCATCATCGAGGCGCTGCGGGAGTCGGGACGGCTGCTGCGCGCCGAGGAGATCGTCCACTCCTATCCCCACTGCTGGCGCTGCGACACACCGCTCCTCTACTACGCCAAGACGAGCTGGTACGTCCGTACCACCGCCGTGCGCGAGCGCATGCTCGAAGAGAACGAGCGGGTGCGCTGGTACCCCGAGCACATCAAGCACGGTCGGTTCGGTAACTGGCTCGCCAACAACGTCGACTGGGCGCTCTCGCGTGAGCGCTACTGGGGTACGCCGCTGCCGATCTGGCGCTGTGGCGAGGGGCACCTGCACTGCGTTGGATCGATCGCCGAGCTGCGCGAGCTCGCTGGCGCGGTGCCCGACGACCTGCACAAGCCCTACATCGACGAGGTCGTTTTCCCGTGCCCCCAATGCGGCGGGTCGATGCGTCGGGTGCCGGAGGTCATCGACGCTTGGTGGGACTCGGGCGCAATGCCGTTCGCGCAGTGGCACTTCCCGTTCGAGAACCGCGAGCGCTTCGAGCAGAACTTCCCCGCCGACTACATCAGCGAGGCCATCGACCAGACCCGTGGCTGGTTCTACTCGTTGCTCGCGGTCTCGACCCTGCTGTTCGATCGCAGCCCCTACCGGACCGTCCTGTGCCTCGGGCTGATCCTCGACGAGCAGGGCCAGAAGATGTCGAAGTCGCGCGGCAACGTCGTCGACCCGTGGGACGTAATCGGCAGTTTCGGGGCCGACGCCTTCCGCTGGTACTACTTCACCGCCAAGCAGCCCTGGGACGGCTACCGCTTCTCGCTGGAGACGGTCGGCGAGGCGACGCGCCCGTTCCTGCGGACGCTCTGGAGCACCTACCACTTCTTCGTGCTCTACGCGAACCTCGCCGAGCAGGAGCTGCCGGAGCTCGACGAGGTCGCGTTGGCGCCGCTCGACCGCTGGCTTCTGTCGCGCCTGGCTGGCCTCTGCGAGCGCGTGATCGAGCGCATGGACGACTACGACACGACGAGCGCCGGGCGGGCGATCGCCGACTTCGTCGACGAGCTGTCGAACTGGTATGTGCGCCTCACGCGCCGGCGTTTCTGGGACGGCGAGCCCGCCGCCTTGGCGACGCTCCGCCACGTGCTCGTCGAGCTGGCGAAGCTGATCGCGCCGTTTACGCCCTTCCTGGCCGATGCGATCTACACCAACCTCGACGGTCGCGAGACGTCGGTGCACCTCTGTGACTTTCCGCAGCC
Protein-coding regions in this window:
- a CDS encoding MerR family transcriptional regulator, translating into MRADPGTLIGIRTNAAAELLGVSPNTLRSWERRFGYPRPRRTPEGHRQYDLQELEALRRALVETGNISSAIEIARRRGEGPSNERRLLETLECFDEEGADRVLEESLAVRSVERTVEEVLLPALEALAARERREAELEAACRWATGWILAARRVVPPASRPQGVFLFDASERLDVEAIHVQALELAVRRAGFRTLLLRSEIAPDRLLRAIRALDPIAFVFCGGRTTLDRIGRLVHAVRKLGSSAPVLEYRDSMPVRGDRSLPTLGRTPTEAVEAPRVLAEGSSPSIKKAFTARRAAGAQTATDRPLADALLA
- the ileS gene encoding isoleucine--tRNA ligase, which gives rise to MPRFEPVEPSVDLPRLEESVLERWRRHGVFEESIRRRRGAPRFVFYEGPPTANGRPGSHHVLSRVFKDVFPRYKTMRGYLVERKAGWDCHGLPVELEIERELGLSSKQEIERFGIAEFNKRCRESVFKYIEDWNRLTERIGFWIDLDDAYATLTNDYIESVWWSLRQVFDKGLLYEGHKVVPYCPRCGTALSSHEVALGYREVSDPSVYVRFPLVDEPGTSLLGWTTTPWTLLSNAALAVNPQVEYARVRYRGEQLILAAELVERVLGEDAEVIERMPGSALVGRRYRPPFDFITDWGPHGHTVLPADFVTVEEGTGVVHTAVAFGEDDFRLGQEYGLPVHNPVREDGTFDERMGQFAGLFVKDADPRIIEALRESGRLLRAEEIVHSYPHCWRCDTPLLYYAKTSWYVRTTAVRERMLEENERVRWYPEHIKHGRFGNWLANNVDWALSRERYWGTPLPIWRCGEGHLHCVGSIAELRELAGAVPDDLHKPYIDEVVFPCPQCGGSMRRVPEVIDAWWDSGAMPFAQWHFPFENRERFEQNFPADYISEAIDQTRGWFYSLLAVSTLLFDRSPYRTVLCLGLILDEQGQKMSKSRGNVVDPWDVIGSFGADAFRWYYFTAKQPWDGYRFSLETVGEATRPFLRTLWSTYHFFVLYANLAEQELPELDEVALAPLDRWLLSRLAGLCERVIERMDDYDTTSAGRAIADFVDELSNWYVRLTRRRFWDGEPAALATLRHVLVELAKLIAPFTPFLADAIYTNLDGRETSVHLCDFPQPGARDRELEWQIDVVREVVELGRAARAQAGVKLRQPLREAAVLAPGRERAAIERFEDLVRDELNVKSVRYVEAAEQLGRVAIKPNWRRLGPRFGPRMPRLAEAIAALPGAEVASRLRAGEPVTIELEGERIELGPDDLQVVLEPLEGYQVERSGTHAVGVDLEIDEALRREGLARELVHAIQNARKEAGLRVEDRIRLALAGDDELLAVARQFEREIARETLALEVAYGADRTERRFQARVDGREIVIGLEPASS